TCGATATCGCCGTATATTTCGTCAATCACGTCGAGAGTCAGATCTTCACGATAGCCGTCGAACACCTTCTGGCCATCGTGCAAGCCGATGAATCGCTGGCCGTACTTTCGAGCGATGTTGACCTGATGGAGACTGATAAACGTCGTCAGATTTCGTTCGTCTGCTGCGCGGTTCAGGTATCCCATAACGTCCTGTGCACTTCCCGGGTCGAGACTCGCAACCGGTTCGTCAGCCAGCAACACGTCAGGTTCCTGCGTGAGTGCACGTGCGATACCGACGCGCTGTTGCTGTCCACCACTCATTCGGCGAGACTTCTTTTCTGCTTCCTCGAGTAACCCAACCGTATCGAGTGCCTCGAGTGCCTGCTGTTTTTCCTCGTCATCTTGCAACTGGAAGATGCTCTCGAGGAATCCAGTCCGGTTGATACCGCCGGAGAGAGCGTTCGAGTAGGCAGACATATCGCCAATGATATTGTGTTGCTGGAAGATCATTGCGACTTCCGGCTGCGTACTCGTCATCGGTTCGCCGTCGATCAGCACCTGGCCGGCGGTTGGTTCCGTGAGTGCGGACATACACCGCAAGAGCGTGGATTTCCCCGATCCAGAGACCCCGAGGATGATAACGAACTCACCTGCCGGAACCTCGAACGAGATATTATCGAGTGCGACAGTATCGCCGTATGTCTTTCTGAGATTGTCGACGACAATTTTGCTCATCGGTTGGTTACCCTTGGTTTGAAGTTGCGTTGTTTGAGGCTTACTCTATGTCGTCGAAGGCGATATCGAGGTCCTCAGCGAAGTCACGAACTGGCTCGTAGTCCTCGTGATCGGCCGCAACGATGCCGCTGAACCACAGCGTGTGGTCGTCGAAGTCCTGCCAGTCTGCTTCCTGATCTTCGTCCAGATCGTAGTCGTCAGTGTCTAGCGTTCCCTCGTTGTACTCTTCGAGCATCTCGTCCGGCAGATCGAGACCAAGTTCGTCAGCCAGGTCGAAGGCGTCGTGCTGGAGTTCTTCGGCCTCAACGTTCTGCATGAACTCCTCGATGTCGGACCGGAGGTCGTCCTGCCAGCCAGCGTTGACGACGATTGGTGCTCGTGGAATCGCCGGCGACACGTCCAGCAGTCGCAGTTCAGGATCGCGCGTGCCGGCGATATCGACTTCCGGGGAAATCTCGTAGAGGTCCGGATACTCGTCCTCGATCTGTTCGACCGGAACGTGTGGAACGGACGCGAACTCACCGGCACCGGCTGCTGCGATGGTGTCGTCGTTGATGAGTTCCTCGACAGCGAGGTCGTGCGAGACGCCGCTGCGCCACTCGAAGTCCTCGGCACCGCCACCCTCGGCGACGTTTCCGATGTCGAGACCGGCTTCGTGAAGCATCCACAGCGGTGCCATACCGCCCGAAACCGAGCCGACGTCTGCCATCGCAACTGCCTCCCCCTCGAGGTCAGATACGTCGGTGATCCCGCTGTCTGCCGTCGTCACCAGCGTTCCGAAGTAGCGCTCGGCACCGAACGCTTCACGCATGCCGACGACGTCGATTTCTTCGGGACCAAGCTGTGGCACTGCACCCGGTGACGTGTCAGCAAGGGTCATGTCACCCTCTCCTGCACGTTCGAGTTCCACCATCGTTCCGGAGTAACTCTGCGTTGGCAGCCCCTCGATTTCGACATCGAACTCGTCTTCGATCAGCTCGAACAGCGGCTGATACTGCACTTCGATATCGATCGTATCCTCTGCCGGGTTCATCACCCACGTAATGGTTTCAGTGCTGTCACCACTGCCATTACCACCGTCTCCGTCGGTCTCCTCACTTCTCCCCAGACACCCCGCCAGCGCGAGTGTCCCGACTGCACCAGTTTTGGTTAGAAAACGACGCCGTGAGTTGGTTGACGTACCGCTATCTTGGGACATCTGCCAGTTGATAACTAGAGCACCATCAAATAATTTCTGATTATAGTATATGTCACATCACCCCTGAGAACGTCTGTCTCTATACCGCTCCGGAATACAACCAGGGAACCAATGGACCCGCTAATCCAGTGACTGCAGTCCGATATGTCAATAGCACTGCAACCAGATTATAGCCATTGGTTCCTTTCCTCGATCGTATCTGAGCGTCACACGGTGTCCAATCCGAGTTCGTGCGCTTGCTGTAGATACTGGTCCCGAGCAGCAACAGCATCACACTCGGTATCGAGGGACAGCGCGTCGACTCCGTGGTGGTCGTACTCGAGTACAACCGCTGCATCGTAAGACGCCGGGAAATGGACCGACAGTTCGTATCGACCGACAGCGGTATCGACGGCGTCGACCAGTTCTGCTTCCGCAGCAGTAAGCTCGAGCGCGAACGCGTCCTGAACGGCATCCTGGAGCCGCTTCTCCGCACGGGTGTAGCCCGGTAGCGTCCGTTTGACCGGTGCAGGAACGTCCGAGAGATAGGCCTCACTGGCATCGTGGAGCAGCCCCCAGCGCTGGGCCGACAGACTCCCACCGCGGGCTTCGACCTCGCGACTGACGTGGACCGCGTGGCGAGCGACGCTGTAGAACTGTTTTCCCTGGCCGGTGAAGCGACTGAGATTCGAAAGCGCGTGCGCGATATCCGCGAGGTCGATCGCGTCCGGATCAGGATCGAGCGGCGTGATCGTCCCGCCTGAACGCCTGTTGATCACGCGGTGTCCACCGTCGATTTCGGCCAGCACATCCTGCAGACGGCCGACGACGGTTTCGAACTCGGCTCGAGTTGGCCGCACGTCCGCGTTCTGGCCACCGTCGCTCTCGAGTCCGTCACGAGATGCGCCGTCGGACTCACGGACAGCAGCCTCGAGTCGAGCCAGGTCGGACTCGAGTGCGTCGAACGCGTCGCGGACCGCCTGGGGGCCGGTTTGCTGTTGCTGGCGCTCGTCGGAGCCAGCAACTGACTCGCCCGTGTTGTCGCTTCGATCACCAACACCCTCGTCGCTGGTCATATCCGAGTGAACCGAAGACCGGCGGTAAAGGCGTATCGACTCACGATATGGTGGCCGTCAGCACGACTGTGAAAGACACCAGTCGTCCGCGAGTTTAAGTACGATTCCGCATCACCCACCCTATGATCGACGACGCGATTCGCGTGCTCGCCGGCGACTGCACCGTCATCGCCGAAGGTACCGACCGCTCGGAGTATCGTGGCCGGGTGACGACGATCGTCAAGCCCGATAACACCGTTCTCGTCCACGATATCGACGGCTACCAGCCAGTCGCCTGGCTCACCCGGGCCGACAGCGTCTCCAGCGACCGCACGGACGACTTCACCCTCGTCGCGAAGAAAGACACCCAGACGCTTCGAATCGCAGCCCACGATCAGGACGGCTTCGCCAACTACCCGGCCTCTGCGGCCGGCACACCCGTCGGCACCTGTCCGGACGGCGACTGCACCGGCTCGCTCGTTCGCTCGAAGGGCGTCCGCTGTGTCGACTGCGGAACGCGCTACGGCGTGCCCGCTGATGCGACGATCAAGGACGATCAGTCCCACTGTGAGTGTGGGCTCCCGCGAATGCGCGTCGAGCGCGGCCTCGCGTTCGATGTCTGTCTCGACCGAAACTGCGAGTCGCTCGACGAGGCCGTCCGCGAGGCGTTCGACCGCGAGTGGGACTGCCCCGAATCGGGCTGTGACGGCGACCTCCGGATTCTCCGTCGTGGCGGCCTCATTGCTGGCTGCGAGCACTATCCGGAGTGTGACACCGGGTTTGCCATGCCCGGCGGCGTCGTCGACGGCGAGTGCGCCTGTGGTCTCCCGACGTTCGAAACGCGCGGCGGTTCACGGTGTCTCGACGCGACGTGTGAGCGTCACCAGCGCAGACAGGTGGGGGCGGCGAGTGGCCACTGAAGGCTACAGCAACCGGCCACCGCTACCGCTTCGGCACCAGCAACGCCACTCACACCACCAGCACATCCACACGCACTTAATGCCCGCTCGCAAAACACGAGTATGTCACTGGAGGGGCGATTCGACGACGACGCAGGCGTCGTCCGCGTCGGCCACGACGCACGCCAGCGCTACCACGACTCGCGCGGCTACGGCTACCCACTCGAGGGCAACGAAATCGCGCTCGCACCGGTCGAAGCCGCACACCTGCTCTATCGCGGCGACCTCGACGCGGTCGTCGAGCGGTCGACCGGCGACCGCCTCGACTTTCAGGCCTTCGTCAACCGCGAACCCGGTACCGATTTCGGTGTTCGATTCCTCGTCTACGCGGATCTGCGCGAACGTGGCTTCTACCTCTCGCCCGCACGGGAACCGTGGATCGACGAGTCACTTCTGGATGCAGAACACGAACGGATCGACTTCGCCGTCTTCCCCCGCGGCAAAGGCCCCGGCGACGGCGAAGTCGAGCACGCGCTTCGCGTCATCGGCGAGCGAACCGACATCCCTGCAAGCGAACTCGCCGACGGTGTCCTCGCCGTCGTCGACGAGGAGAGCGAGATTACGTACTTCGACGTGAACGCGAGAGATCCGAGCGGCGGGACGGACACCGACCTCCCAAGCGAGGTCAACGCAACCCTCCTCGAGGACCGGGTGGTCCTCTGGGAGCCGCCGATCGACCTCTACGAGGACGCCTTCTACGGCCAGCCACTCGAGGGCCGCGAGTACGAGCGGCCGACGCTACAGTGTTCGCTGCTCGAGGCGGCCTACCTCGCCGAGCGAGGTGTGATCGACCTCGCGTTCGAAACGGTAGTCGAGCGCGGTCGTGAGGTCGAAGGGGAACGGTTCGACCGACGACTGCGGGTGTACACGGAACTGCGTGAGCGTGAAATCGTCCCCAAGACGGGCTACAAGTTCGGATCGGACTTCCGGACGTACGCGAACGTCGAGTCCGTCTCCGAGTTGAGCCACTCCGAGTTGCTGGTGCGTGTCCATCCAGACAGCCACGTCTTCGAACCGCGAGACCTCGCACTCGACGTGCGGTTAGCCCACGGCGTCCGGAAGACGATGGTGTTCGCGCTCGTCGGTGAGTCGGACGGAGAAAGCGAGGGTGATATCGATGCTGATGCGACCGTCACTACCGACGCCAGCGAGCAGATCGAGTGGTGGTCACTCGAGCGACTCACTCCCTGAAATCATCATCACGGTGACTTTTCTGCCCAGTTACGTCAGTCCTCTCTCAAACGGAACCATGAAAGTCCCGCCATACGATAGGTTCAGCCATGCAACTCGAGGTGATCGGGATCGGTGGCGCGGGCTGTCGGATCGCCGACGCGATCCACACCACGGAGCCGTCTGAACAGCCGTTTCTCTGCGATACGTTCGCGTTCGATACAGACACGCTCAGTCTGGAGGCACTCGAGTCGATCCCGGACGAGCACCGCCATCGGTACGGTGCGGAGATCGAGAACGGACTCAACGGAAATCTCCAGCGCGGCGAAACCATCGGTGAGGAGCACGTCGACGAGCTGAGCCGGCAACTCGACGAGGCGACGCCGTCGGCCGCGGACGCCTTCCTCGTCGCCGTCGGTCTCGGGG
The DNA window shown above is from Natrialba magadii ATCC 43099 and carries:
- a CDS encoding PhnD/SsuA/transferrin family substrate-binding protein; protein product: MNPAEDTIDIEVQYQPLFELIEDEFDVEIEGLPTQSYSGTMVELERAGEGDMTLADTSPGAVPQLGPEEIDVVGMREAFGAERYFGTLVTTADSGITDVSDLEGEAVAMADVGSVSGGMAPLWMLHEAGLDIGNVAEGGGAEDFEWRSGVSHDLAVEELINDDTIAAAGAGEFASVPHVPVEQIEDEYPDLYEISPEVDIAGTRDPELRLLDVSPAIPRAPIVVNAGWQDDLRSDIEEFMQNVEAEELQHDAFDLADELGLDLPDEMLEEYNEGTLDTDDYDLDEDQEADWQDFDDHTLWFSGIVAADHEDYEPVRDFAEDLDIAFDDIE
- a CDS encoding phosphonate ABC transporter ATP-binding protein: MSKIVVDNLRKTYGDTVALDNISFEVPAGEFVIILGVSGSGKSTLLRCMSALTEPTAGQVLIDGEPMTSTQPEVAMIFQQHNIIGDMSAYSNALSGGINRTGFLESIFQLQDDEEKQQALEALDTVGLLEEAEKKSRRMSGGQQQRVGIARALTQEPDVLLADEPVASLDPGSAQDVMGYLNRAADERNLTTFISLHQVNIARKYGQRFIGLHDGQKVFDGYREDLTLDVIDEIYGDIDTEGMFVSHGENSSDRGSADNQTSLDREATL
- the endA gene encoding tRNA-intron lyase, whose translation is MSLEGRFDDDAGVVRVGHDARQRYHDSRGYGYPLEGNEIALAPVEAAHLLYRGDLDAVVERSTGDRLDFQAFVNREPGTDFGVRFLVYADLRERGFYLSPAREPWIDESLLDAEHERIDFAVFPRGKGPGDGEVEHALRVIGERTDIPASELADGVLAVVDEESEITYFDVNARDPSGGTDTDLPSEVNATLLEDRVVLWEPPIDLYEDAFYGQPLEGREYERPTLQCSLLEAAYLAERGVIDLAFETVVERGREVEGERFDRRLRVYTELREREIVPKTGYKFGSDFRTYANVESVSELSHSELLVRVHPDSHVFEPRDLALDVRLAHGVRKTMVFALVGESDGESEGDIDADATVTTDASEQIEWWSLERLTP
- a CDS encoding PDDEXK family nuclease, yielding MIDDAIRVLAGDCTVIAEGTDRSEYRGRVTTIVKPDNTVLVHDIDGYQPVAWLTRADSVSSDRTDDFTLVAKKDTQTLRIAAHDQDGFANYPASAAGTPVGTCPDGDCTGSLVRSKGVRCVDCGTRYGVPADATIKDDQSHCECGLPRMRVERGLAFDVCLDRNCESLDEAVREAFDREWDCPESGCDGDLRILRRGGLIAGCEHYPECDTGFAMPGGVVDGECACGLPTFETRGGSRCLDATCERHQRRQVGAASGH